Proteins encoded within one genomic window of Spirulina major PCC 6313:
- a CDS encoding thioredoxin family protein — translation MSTVLTIQDDQFDQEVMHAEKPVLAYFWAAWCGPCRLMSPSIEKIAADYGDRLKVVKLEIDPNPAAVKQCAVEGVPALRIFKDKTMIASHEGAITRPKIVEFLDQNL, via the coding sequence ATGAGTACTGTCCTCACAATTCAAGATGATCAATTTGACCAAGAGGTGATGCACGCGGAAAAGCCCGTGCTCGCCTATTTTTGGGCGGCGTGGTGTGGGCCCTGTCGGCTGATGTCGCCGTCGATTGAGAAAATAGCCGCAGACTATGGCGATCGCCTTAAGGTGGTCAAGTTAGAAATAGATCCTAACCCCGCAGCGGTCAAGCAATGTGCGGTAGAAGGAGTGCCAGCGCTGCGCATTTTTAAAGATAAGACCATGATCGCATCCCATGAAGGGGCCATCACCCGGCCCAAAATTGTGGAATTTCTCGATCAAAATCTCTAA
- a CDS encoding gamma carbonic anhydrase family protein: MTQSPPSALWPNPDLTPAAFVAATATVLGHVTLGAGASVWYGAVLRGDVERIEVGAHSNVQDGAVLHGDPGQPTVLGDYVTVGHRAVIHGAQIERGCLIGIGAIVLNGVTVGAGSIVGAGCVVTKDVPPRSLMVGIPAKRVREVSEAQAAELIEHAQRYETLAQAHAGTGTDLGFHA, translated from the coding sequence ATGACCCAGTCTCCCCCGTCTGCTCTTTGGCCTAATCCTGATTTAACCCCTGCTGCTTTTGTGGCTGCAACGGCAACCGTGCTGGGTCATGTGACGCTGGGGGCAGGGGCGAGTGTGTGGTATGGGGCGGTCTTGCGGGGGGATGTGGAGCGGATTGAGGTGGGAGCACATAGCAATGTGCAGGATGGGGCGGTGCTCCATGGTGATCCGGGGCAGCCGACGGTGTTAGGGGATTATGTGACGGTGGGGCATCGAGCGGTGATTCATGGGGCACAGATTGAGCGGGGCTGTTTGATCGGGATTGGGGCGATCGTGCTCAATGGGGTGACGGTGGGGGCGGGGAGTATTGTCGGGGCGGGCTGTGTGGTGACGAAGGATGTGCCGCCGCGATCGCTCATGGTGGGCATTCCCGCGAAACGGGTGCGGGAGGTGTCCGAGGCCCAAGCTGCGGAATTAATCGAGCACGCCCAACGCTACGAAACCCTTGCTCAGGCTCATGCTGGCACAGGGACAGATCTAGGATTTCACGCTTAG
- the ccmS gene encoding beta-carboxysome assembly chaperone CcmS, which produces MFGSRPPQTNSEPWKHRLDQFARDCRPQIAALSWSFHLANPEANDVLGIDLQPQPHFVTCPRRAVETLNKNVANQLQEVLGLLDAYDPETEVLMLAIGDGQIKILFFEPDPTPPAAYESLDEPVLETLMVELEAELARRFPGESADSEQEAETSDDPNP; this is translated from the coding sequence ATGTTTGGTTCTCGTCCCCCACAAACCAACTCCGAGCCGTGGAAGCACCGCCTCGACCAATTTGCGCGGGACTGTCGGCCCCAAATTGCCGCCTTGAGTTGGAGCTTTCACCTCGCCAACCCCGAAGCTAACGACGTGCTCGGCATTGACCTGCAACCGCAACCGCACTTTGTCACCTGTCCGCGTCGCGCCGTCGAAACCCTCAACAAAAACGTCGCCAACCAACTCCAAGAAGTCCTCGGCCTCCTGGATGCCTACGATCCAGAAACCGAAGTTTTGATGCTGGCCATTGGCGATGGACAAATTAAAATTCTCTTTTTTGAACCCGATCCCACCCCACCCGCCGCCTACGAGAGCCTCGACGAGCCAGTACTCGAAACCCTGATGGTGGAGCTTGAAGCAGAATTGGCCCGCCGTTTTCCGGGTGAATCCGCAGACTCTGAGCAGGAGGCTGAAACCTCGGATGATCCCAATCCCTAA